In a genomic window of Papilio machaon chromosome 4, ilPapMach1.1, whole genome shotgun sequence:
- the LOC106718421 gene encoding protein kintoun has protein sequence MATGVKPRDDEPTLTRTDIEAIQEAMKSKKFREMLADYCDEVRDPANQALYQKEMTQLEKERGYDITFINPKGGYVIKTSVAGDRKAFINICSNENIGKPSHSVESVNGQKGMNWQIPYSLIPPREDYDNNKQRCIIYDVVFHPDTLRMAEVNERFREIVNKTAFDGLQSTYKIHLDINNCRFPKSNYKGMTTSAVFRKEDPNFKPPTEEENKNISPEIIEKLYPQHNYTNHNEQENSKVKTQAKGKAGSGKNEFSHSMNEGYTIPKYVVKQQKNVDLQDYTFHKNSKQYSAIPSQLVVEINLPLISSTKDCILDVNEKSLSLVVEKPAKYKLNLSLPYPVDDNCGNAKFDKTKHMLIVTLPVIRNVQDTVHDNMKLLKVDSGVESEENSGSQSDEDNTNEKKIIVLSSNKTSDLNPPELEKETIADEPFLETSISYILPPYTHNILDDVIAFTFHVKNTEPESVLVKNDGNEITIKFTTIGSGFVPVHHAAIIVFEDNIKFKTVTGEAWDNNVILQLELDGDVPQNFNIGLTKDTMTTERLDASQLKQSHQVEESNVVSSQDEVQAPFVEVTNLGLETNIVVSSNSGKDEECEREKENDIVWVNSGTCENGAKSILRKSMSMMRSFSESSVGDVASSMDYISSDCIPEESSLKKTVRFSDVIARQFYRYNSSIEGQKKKNQRRKSKKRNQERRKSESEAEEETNNSIKSTKPRIKSVLKQRRDSGLADTSDAEAECKNMPSDSELSCDSTNTGNKDVNANAGDTSTLNIVDKNGNTSSKFEPHIWKSKKQPITNVRKQNPITCDNIKHATDFYNPEKLNKGQYTEVMFKNDLIFDLDM, from the exons ATGGCAACAGGAGTAAAACCTCGTGACGATGAACCAACTCTTACAAGGACTGATATTGAGGCAATTCAAGAAGCCATGAAAAGTAAGAAATTTCGAGAAATGTTAGCCGACTACTGCGATGAAGTACGTGACCCGGCGAATCAAGCTCTCTATCAAAAAGAAATGACCCAATTGGAAAAGGAAAGGGGCTATGATATCACTTTTATTAATCCAAAAGGTGGctatgttattaaaacaagCGTCGCTGGCGATAGAAAAGCgtttataaacatttgtaGTAATGAGAACATCGGCAAACCATCACATTCCGTGGAGAGCGTAAACGGCCAGAAAGGTATGAATTGGCAAATCCCTTATTCATTGATCCCTCCAAGGGAAGATTATGATAACAATAAACAGAGGTGTATAATTTACGATGTTGTTTTCCACCCCGACACATTGCGCATGGCAGAGGTTAACGAACGATTTCGAGAAATCGTAAACAAGACGGCCTTCGATGGTCTTCAGAGTACTTATAAAATCCATTTGGACATTAACAATTGTCGTTTTCCTAAATCCAATTACAAAGGAATGACTACATCTGCAGTTTTTAGAAAAGAAGATCCTAATTTTAAGCCCCCGACAGAGGAAGAGAATAAGAATATTTCGCCggaaataatagaaaaattataccCTCAGCATAATTACACAAATCATAATGAGCAGGAAAATAGTAAGGTAAAAACTCAGGCAAAGGGAAAAGCTGGGTCTGGGAAAAACGAATTCTCACACTCAATGAATGAAGGTTACACAATACCTAAGTATGTAGTAAAACAGCAGAAAAACGTAGATTTACAAGATTACACCTTTCATAAAAATAGCAAACAGTACTCTGCAATCCCAAGTCAATTGGTTGTGGAGATTAACTTGCCCTTGATTTCTTCTACTAAAGATTGCATTTTGGATGTAAATGAGAAATCTCTAAGTTTGGTTGTGGAAAAACCTGCAAAATACAAACTTAATTTGTCACTTCCTTATCCAGTTGATGATAATTGTGGTAATGCtaaatttgacaaaacaaaacacatgTTAATTGTCACTTTACCGGTAATAAGAAATGTACAAGACACTGTTCATGACAATATGAAGTTGCTTAAAGTAGACAGCGGTGTTGAAAGTGAAGAAAATTCTGGTTCCCAAAGTGATGAAGATAATActaatgagaaaaaaattattgtattaagttCTAATAAAACTTCTGATTTAAATCCTCCTGAAttagaaaaagaaacaatagCAGATGAACCATTCTTAGAAACTTCCATTAGTTACATACTGCCACCTTATACACATAATATCTTAGATGATGTAATAGCATTTACTTTCCATGTAAAGAACACAGAGCCAGAATCCGTACTGGTGAAGAATGATGGTAATGAAATTACCATAAAGTTCACAACAATTGGTTCTGGTTTTGTGCCAGTGCATCATGCAGCTATTATTGTCTTTGAGgacaacattaaatttaagacGGTGACTGGAGAAGCTTGggataataatgtaatacttCAACTAGAGCTTGATGGTGATGTTCctcaaaatttcaatattggaTTGACTAAAGATACCATGACCACTGAACGCCTCGATGCATCTCAGTTAAAACAGTCTCATCAAGTTGAAGAAAGTAATGTTGTTAGTTCTCAAGATGAAGTTCAAGCACCATTTGTTGAAGTTACTAACTTGGGATTGGagacaaatattgttgtctcaTCTAACTCCGGTAAGGATGAGGAATGCGAAAGGGAGAAAGAAAATGATATTGTTTGGGTTAATTCCGGTACATGTGAGAATGGTGCTAAGAGTATTCTTCGTAAATCAATGTCAATGATGCGTAGCTTTTCCGAATCTAGTGTGGGTGATGTTGCATCATCAATGGACTATATTAGTTCAGATTGTATCCCAGAGGAGTCCAGCTTGAAAAAGACTGTTAGGTTTAGTGATGTTATTGCGAGACAATTCTACAG atatAATTCATCTATAGAAGgtcaaaagaagaaaaatcaGAGAAGGAAAAGTAAAAAACGGAACCAAGAAAGACGTAAAAGTGAGAGTGAGGCTGAAGAAGAAACAAATAATTCTATTaag tcaACAAAGCCAAGGATAAAATCTGTACTAAAACAGAGACGTGACAGCGGGCTTGCGGATACATCTGATGCAGAAGCAGAATGCAAGAACATGCCATCTGACTCGGAGTTGTCCTGTGACAGCACCAATACTGGCAATAAAGATGTTAACGCTAATGCTGGAGACACATCAACCCTAAATATTGTTGATAAAAATGGTAATACAAGTAGTAAGTTTGAACCTCACATATGGAAATCGAAAAAACAGCCCATTACCAATGTTAGAAAACAAAACCCTATAACTTgtgataatataaaacatgctACGGATTTCTACAATCCGGAAAAACTAAACAAAGGTCAATATACCGAAGTTATGTTTAAGAATGATCTCATATTTGATTTGGACATGTGA
- the LOC106718463 gene encoding rRNA methyltransferase 3, mitochondrial, protein MANTLCRPLLQTVTIHSATFRFARHYGRWMHRNPAKVILPFEPKDNIQLRKEKVIELDLNDFKKTTKKETSQKNNETLEEPLHTKINFKEVKDKKETVFKKRLFYLSQKKVFDDNNEIIYEKLKDNDTKISSLFVKLKSKKERLRSNQIMVEGWRMIVDGLEAKCNLQYILFSRKEDLNNIRPFMPKTGIQIYKIPYKEMELWSDVETCPGIVGVFEMPSPDKIKRFSKPLPLQFLCDNIRVPGNLGAILRAAVGVGCEKVLVSKGCVDVWDSKVMRSAAGAHFRLPIYPSIEWEEMPQHLPSDTSLFIADSNTDFAENKTEEVSKAGSEIPVLPYYGVDFSALNHVTLIIGGETESISEMSYRLGVSNNGSRLHIPLHKGVDSLNTGMAAAVIAFEIRKQLTQAAAKAKLERQAMKT, encoded by the exons atggCGAACACTTTATGTCGCCCGTTACTGCAAACTGTTACAATCCATTCAGCAACATTCAGATTTGCTCGGCATTATGGTAGGTGGATGCACAGAAATCCTGCAAAAGTAATATTACCGTTTGAACCAAAAGATAATATTCAATTGCGAAAAGAAAAAGTCATTGAGTTGGacttaaatgattttaaaaagacaACCAAGAAAGAAACATcccaaaaaaataatgagacCTTGGAAGAACCATtacacacaaaaataaattttaaagaagttaaagataaaaaagaaacggTATTTAAAAAGAGGTTGTTTTATCTAAGCCAGAAAAAAGTATTTGATgataacaatgaaataatatatgaaaagTTAAAGGATAATGATACTAAGATAAG CTcactttttgtaaaattgaagTCAAAAAAGGAAAGGCTACGCAGTAACCAAATAATGGTAGAAGGTTGGCGTATGATAGTTGATGGGTTGGAAGCCAAATGTAACTTACAGTACATATTATTCAGTCGCAaagaagatttaaataatataaggcCATTTATGCCAAAAACAggcatacaaatatataaaataccatATAAGGAAATGGAATTATGGTCAGATGTTGAAACATGTCCCGGTATTGTGG gtgTATTTGAAATGCCATCACcagataaaataaagagaTTTTCAAAACCACTGCCTCTTCAGTTTCTGTGTGATAATATAAGAGTACCAGGTAACCTGGGTGCTATACTTCGAGCAGCTGTTGGTGTTGGTTGTGAGAAAGTTTTAGTAAGCAAGG gttgtGTTGATGTCTGGGATTCAAAAGTAATGAGGAGTGCTGCAGGAGCTCATTTCAGACTTCCTATATATCCTTCAATAGAATGGGAAGAAATGCCACAACATTTACCCTCTGACACTTCACTTTTTATTGCTGATAGCAACACTGACTTTGCTGAAAACAAAACAGAAGAAGTCAGCAAAGCTGGCTCTGAAATACCTGTGTTGCCATATTATGGAGTTGATTTTTCTGCTTTAAATCATGTAACTCTCATCATAGGCGGAGAGACTGAAAGTATTAGTGAAATGAGCTATAG ATTAGGAGTAAGTAACAATGGCTCAAGATTGCATATACCTCTTCACAAAGGTGTGGACAGTTTGAACACGGGTATGGCCGCTGCGGTCATTGCATTTGAAATACGAAAACAACTTACGCAAGCTGCTGCAAAAGCCAAGCTGGAAAGACAAGCAATGAAAACTTAg